The DNA window GAGCGACACGGTATTCCACGGGCGTGGCGCTCATTTTCACGGGGTTGCCGATCAGCTCCACCTCGCCCTTCTCGCTGCCTGGATAGGGCATGGAGATCTTCATGTCACGGTGCTGAACCTGGGGGTCCTCGAAAACACGGTCCAGGGTGTTCACCGGTCCGCAGGGCACGCCCAACTCGCTCAGCCCCTCGACCCATTCGTCGATGGTCTTCTTCTGCGTGTAGTTGGGCAGGATGTCGTACAGGGCTTCACGATTGGCGATGCGCAATGAATTGGTGATGAAGCGGGGATCCTCGGCAAGTTCCGGCGCGCCGGCGAAGGCGCAGAAGCGCTGGAACTGCCGGTCGTTGCCGACGGCCAGGATGAAATAGCCATCCTTGCAGGGCATGACCTTGTAGGGAACGATGTTGGCGTGCTCGTTGCCAAGGCGTTTCGGTACCTTGCCCGAGACCAGGTAGTTCAGGCCTTCGTTCACCAGCCAGGCGACCTGTGTGTCCAGCAGGGCCAGGTCGATGTGCTGGCCTTCGCCAGTCTGCGTGCGGTGATGCAGGGCCGCCAGGATGGCGGACGAGGCGTACATGCCGCACATGATGTCGGAGATGCCGACCCCCACCTTCATGGGCTCGCCGTCCGGGTCGCCGGTCAGGCTCATCATGCCGCCCATACCCTGAGCCAGGTAGTCATAACCCGCACGCGCTGCATAGGGGCCGCTCTGACCGAAGCCGGTGATCGAACAGTAGATGATGTCCG is part of the Fodinicurvata sediminis DSM 21159 genome and encodes:
- a CDS encoding CaiB/BaiF CoA transferase family protein, with translation MTAPLAGLRVFDLTRILAGPTCTQLLGDLGADVIKIERPGEGDDTRRWGPPYVRNADGSDSDASAYYLSSNRNKRSLTIDIAKPEGQELARRLIADCDILAENFKVGGLKKYGLDYDSVKQIRPDIIYCSITGFGQSGPYAARAGYDYLAQGMGGMMSLTGDPDGEPMKVGVGISDIMCGMYASSAILAALHHRTQTGEGQHIDLALLDTQVAWLVNEGLNYLVSGKVPKRLGNEHANIVPYKVMPCKDGYFILAVGNDRQFQRFCAFAGAPELAEDPRFITNSLRIANREALYDILPNYTQKKTIDEWVEGLSELGVPCGPVNTLDRVFEDPQVQHRDMKISMPYPGSEKGEVELIGNPVKMSATPVEYRVAPPHVGEHTDDVLKEFGLDDAEIKRLRGDEII